One stretch of Excalfactoria chinensis isolate bCotChi1 chromosome 2, bCotChi1.hap2, whole genome shotgun sequence DNA includes these proteins:
- the ATXN1 gene encoding ataxin-1, which produces MKSNQERSNECLPPKKREIPATSLPSEVKPVLPNDNHRTDNLAWLPSSQSSLGGRHRPGGTSSEVGLQQGLHKPPPAGLDYSPPSAPRSVPAPTTLPTVYSPALSQSGTPVSPVQYTHLQHTFQFVGPQYSGPYAGFIPSQLISPTANSATGAVAAATAVATTPSQRSQLEAYSTLLASMSGLSQQGHKVEPHLVRTPGLIAAGSPPPAQQNQYVHISSSPQSAVRNVSPPTIPVPLHPHQTVIPHTLTLGPSSQVVVQYSDASHFVTRDAPKKPESGRLQAMQSKEVLNGEIEKSRRYGISPSADMGLVKAGNKPAPHHYETRHLVVHSGPTDYGARESSGVRASVMVVPNSSTPTADLEVQQATNRENSPSALNDKGSLHLGKPTHRSYALSPQQALGHEGVKAMATLSPHTVIQTTHSASEQLPVGLPATAFYAGTQPPVIGYLSSQQQALGYPGALPQHLVIPGTQPLLIPVGSADVEPSGVAPAIVTSSPQFAAVPHTFVTTAVPKSETFSAEPHTTQPAYQATMVQAQIHLPVVQSIASPATAPPTLPPYFMKGSIIQLANGELKKVEDLKTEDFIQSAEISNDLKIDSSTVERIEESHNPGIAVIQFAVGEHRAQVSVEVLVEYPFFVFGQGWSSCCPERTSQLFDLPCSKLSVGDVCISLTLKNLKNGSIKKGQPVDSASILLKHSKNDSLAASRHRYAEQENGINQGSAQMLAENGELKFPDKIGLPAAPLLTKTEPSKPPATRKRRWSAPESRKLEKSEEEPPLTLPKPSFIPQEVKICIEGRSNVGK; this is translated from the exons ATGAAATCCAACCAAGAGCGGAGCAATGAATGCCTGCCGCCTAAGAAGCGAGAGATCCCCGCCACCAGCCTGCCTTCGGAGGTGAAGCCGGTCCTGCCGAATGATAACCACCGCACAGACAACCTAGCATGGCTCcccagcagccagagcagcctAGGGGGCAGGCACAGGCCCGGGGGAACGTCGTCGGAGGTGGGCTTGCAGCAGGGCCTGCACAAGCCGCCGCCGGCAGGGCTGGACTATTCCCCACCGAGCGCGCCCAGGTCGGTGCCGGCCCCCACCACGCTCCCTACCGTGTACTCGCCTGCACTCTCCCAATCTGGGACCCCTGTCTCCCCTGTGCAGTACACGCACCTGCAGCACACGTTCCAGTTCGTCGGGCCCCAGTACAGCGGACCATATGCCGGGTTCATCCCCTCACAGCTGATCTCTCCGACTGCCAATTCGGCAACCGGCGCCGTGGCGGCGGCCACAGCTGTCGCGACCACTCCATCCCAGCGCTCCCAGCTGGAGGCTTATTCCACGTTGCTGGCCAGCATGAGCGGCTTAAGCCAGCAGGGGCACAAAGTCGAGCCGCACCTGGTTAGGACGCCTGGGCTAATCGCTGCAGGGTCTCCTCCACCCGCCCAGCAGAACCAGTACGTCCACATCTCCAGCTCTCCCCAGAGCGCAGTCAGAAACGTCTCTCCTCCAACCATCCCGGTCCCCCTGCACCCCCACCAGACGGTGATCCCCCACACACTCACCCTTGGCCCTTCCTCCCAGGTGGTGGTGCAGTACAGCGACGCCTCGCACTTTGTCACAAGGGATGCCCCCAAGAAGCCTGAGAGTGGCCGGCTGCAAGCCATGCAGTCCAAAGAGGTGCTGAATGGTGAGATAGAGAAGAGCCGGAGGTACGGCATTTCGCCCTCTGCAGACATGGGTCTGGTCAAAGCAGGCAATAAACCAGCTCCCCACCATTATGAGACCAGGCACCTGGTGGTGCACTCGGGCCCTACCGACTATGGTGCCCGGGAGTCCTCAGGGGTCCGAGCCTCCGTCATGGTGGTCCCCAACAGCAGCACGCCAACCGCGGACTTGGAGGTGCAGCAGGCCACCAACAGAGAGAACTCTCCCTCAGCCCTCAATGACAAGGGAAGCTTGCACCTAGGAAAGCCAACCCACCGCTCCTATGCTTTGTCCCCACAGCAGGCCCTGGGCCACGAGGGGGTGAAGGCCATGGCCACGCTGTCCCCCCACACCGTCATCCAGACGACCCACAGCGCCTCTGAGCAGCTCCCAGTGGGGCTGCCGGCCACCGCCTTCTATGCCGGGACCCAGCCGCCGGTGATTGGCTAcctgagcagccagcagcaagcACTGGGCTACCCCGGGGCGCTGCCCCAGCACCTGGTGATCCCTGGCACGCAGCCCCTGCTCATACCTGTCGGCAGCGCCGATGTCGAGCCGTCGGGCGTCGCGCCGGCCATTGTCACCTCGTCTCCCCAGTTTGCAGCAGTGCCTCACACATTTGTCACCACCGCTGTCCCCAAGAGCGAGACTTTCAGCGCCGAGCCCCACACCACCCAGCCCGCCTACCAGGCCACTATGGTGCAGGCGCAGATCCACCTCCCCGTGGTGCAGTCCATCGCATCCCCCGCCACGGCCCCCCCCACGCTGCCCCCTTACTTCATGAAGGGGTCAATCATCCAGCTAGCCAATGGGGAGCTGAAGAAAGTAGAGGacttaaaaacagaagacttCATACAGAGCGCGGAAATTAGCAATGACCTGAAAATAGACTCCAGCACTGTGGAGAGGATCGAAGAGAGCCATAACCCAGGCATTGCTGTGATACAGTTTGCGGTTGGAGAGCATCGAGCACAG GTCAGCGTGGAGGTCTTGGTAGAATACCCTTTTTTTGTATTTGGACAAGGCTGGTCATCCTGCTGCCCCGAGAGAACCAGCCAGCTCTTTGATTTGCCATGCTCCAAACTCTCAGTGGGGGACGTCTGCATATCTCTTACACTCAAGAACCTGAAGAACGGCTCTATTAAAAAGGGCCAGCCCGTGGACTCAGCTAGCATCTTGCTGAAGCATTCAAAGAATGACAGTCTAGCTGCAAGTAGACACAGGTATGCGGAGCAGGAAAATGGGATTAATCAGGGAAGTGCACAGATGTTAGCTGAGAATGGTGAACTGAAGTTTCCGGACAAAATAGGATTGCCTGCAGCACCTTTGCTCACCAAAACAGAACCCAGCAAGCCCCCGGCAACGAGGAAGAGGAGGTGGTCAGCCCCTGAATCGCGGAAACTAGAGAAATCAGAAGAGGAGCCACCTTTGACTCTTCCCAAGCCTTCTTTTATTCCTCAGGAGGTTAAGATTTGCATTGAAGGCCGATCCAATGTAGGAAAGTAA